In Planifilum fimeticola, a single window of DNA contains:
- a CDS encoding DNA-directed RNA polymerase subunit beta, whose amino-acid sequence MKWSQSQEREPNSGGSPQPDGESRFGTGDIPEEGKADRKSASGKETAPPEKGRGTGRSEKESPEPPRKKKIPVGVLKWRKDEETDGAEKGNFPGNAKLFRLPEFLPGRGEKEPGEELTDAQRRLRKAVKILWIPSLLFGSLLIGLIIGYAGLGDQSPLEVFDLDLWRHIYQLVYG is encoded by the coding sequence ATGAAATGGAGCCAATCGCAGGAACGGGAGCCGAACTCCGGCGGAAGCCCTCAACCGGACGGGGAATCCCGGTTCGGAACCGGTGACATTCCGGAAGAAGGGAAGGCGGATCGGAAATCCGCCTCCGGGAAGGAGACGGCACCTCCGGAGAAGGGGAGAGGGACGGGCAGGTCCGAAAAGGAATCCCCGGAACCGCCTCGAAAGAAGAAGATTCCCGTCGGTGTCCTCAAATGGCGAAAAGATGAGGAAACGGACGGGGCCGAAAAGGGGAATTTCCCGGGAAATGCGAAACTCTTCCGCTTACCCGAATTCCTTCCCGGCAGGGGGGAGAAGGAACCGGGGGAAGAGCTGACGGACGCACAGCGCCGTCTGAGGAAGGCGGTCAAGATATTGTGGATTCCTTCGCTGCTGTTCGGTTCGCTCCTGATCGGACTGATCATCGGATATGCAGGATTGGGTGATCAATCGCCCCTGGAAGTGTTCGACCTCGACCTGTGGAGGCACATTTATCAACTGGTCTACGGATGA
- the wecB gene encoding non-hydrolyzing UDP-N-acetylglucosamine 2-epimerase, with amino-acid sequence MRVVTVVGARPQFIKAAPVHRVLRRRAQEILVHTGQHYDPSLSKVFFDELNIPQPDYHLGVGSKSHGAQTGEMLLKVEEVLEKVRPDLLLVYGDTNSTLAGALAAAKMHIPIAHVEAGLRSFNRRMPEEINRVLTDHLSRWLFCPTRTAVQNLEREGISKGVHLTGDVMLDAVLYNRKLAEDRSRILEQLELEPGQYLLITLHRAENTDDLRRMKSIVDAFNELSVPAVLPMHPRTRNRLNQMELSLSNPLVKVIEPVGYLDMLQLEANARKILTDSGGVQKEAFFLQVPVITMRDETEWVETVEQGANRLTGANKAAILEAVERFEVDFTRVSSVFGDGRAAERIVDHLMRDLEL; translated from the coding sequence TTGAGAGTGGTTACCGTTGTCGGTGCTCGTCCCCAGTTTATCAAGGCGGCGCCGGTGCACCGCGTTCTCCGGCGAAGGGCGCAGGAAATCCTCGTACATACGGGTCAGCACTATGATCCGAGTTTGTCGAAGGTGTTTTTCGACGAGCTGAACATCCCCCAACCGGATTACCATCTGGGCGTCGGCTCAAAAAGCCACGGTGCCCAGACCGGGGAGATGCTCCTCAAAGTGGAAGAAGTGCTGGAGAAGGTGCGTCCCGATTTGCTCCTCGTATACGGGGACACCAACTCTACGCTGGCCGGGGCTTTGGCCGCCGCCAAGATGCACATTCCGATCGCCCATGTGGAGGCGGGGCTGCGCAGCTTCAACCGGCGGATGCCGGAGGAGATCAACCGGGTGCTGACCGATCATCTGTCCCGATGGCTGTTCTGCCCGACGCGGACAGCGGTCCAAAATCTCGAGCGGGAAGGGATTTCAAAGGGTGTGCACTTGACGGGGGACGTCATGCTGGACGCGGTTCTGTACAACCGGAAACTGGCGGAGGATCGGTCCCGCATCCTGGAGCAGCTGGAGCTTGAACCGGGCCAATATTTGCTGATCACCCTGCACCGGGCGGAGAACACCGACGATCTCCGGCGGATGAAATCCATTGTTGACGCCTTCAACGAATTGTCCGTTCCCGCAGTCCTTCCCATGCACCCGCGGACGAGGAACCGGCTGAATCAGATGGAACTCTCCCTCTCCAATCCCCTGGTCAAAGTGATCGAACCGGTGGGATACCTGGACATGCTCCAACTGGAGGCGAACGCCAGGAAAATCCTGACGGATTCGGGAGGCGTTCAGAAGGAAGCCTTTTTTCTCCAAGTGCCGGTGATCACGATGCGCGATGAAACCGAGTGGGTCGAGACGGTGGAACAAGGAGCCAACCGCTTGACGGGGGCGAACAAGGCAGCCATTCTGGAGGCTGTGGAACGGTTTGAGGTGGATTTCACCCGGGTTTCTTCCGTTTTCGGGGATGGCCGGGCGGCTGAACGGATCGTGGATCACCTCATGCGCGATTTAGAGCTCTGA
- the pgsA gene encoding CDP-diacylglycerol--glycerol-3-phosphate 3-phosphatidyltransferase, with protein MNLPNTLTLIRFLFIPLYLFLYFSEIPGRIYWAFGVLLLAGLTDVIDGYLARRNKQVTQLGIMLDPLADKLMMLAVFLSLLISQRISLWAALAIFARDLGMIFGSAFFHFRGKKTVPANLLGKLTTFLFYVALFLLLFDYPNAENFLWIVIALSFITFFIYLFQFKMLNQRTM; from the coding sequence GTGAATCTGCCCAACACACTGACTCTGATCCGATTTCTTTTCATTCCGCTGTATCTGTTTCTGTACTTTTCGGAGATCCCGGGGAGGATCTATTGGGCATTCGGGGTACTGCTCCTGGCCGGTTTGACCGATGTGATAGACGGATATCTGGCACGGCGCAACAAGCAGGTGACGCAGCTGGGAATCATGCTGGATCCGTTGGCGGACAAGTTGATGATGCTGGCGGTTTTTCTCTCTTTGCTGATCTCCCAGCGTATCAGCCTGTGGGCGGCACTGGCCATATTCGCCCGCGACTTGGGAATGATTTTCGGATCAGCCTTTTTTCACTTTCGCGGGAAAAAGACGGTTCCCGCCAATCTGTTGGGCAAGCTGACCACATTCCTTTTTTACGTGGCTCTGTTCCTCCTCCTCTTCGACTATCCCAATGCCGAGAATTTCCTGTGGATCGTCATCGCTCTCTCCTTTATCACCTTCTTTATCTATCTCTTCCAGTTCAAAATGCTGAACCAACGGACCATGTGA
- a CDS encoding M23 family metallopeptidase translates to MKPEQPNNNVQPINKMKWRLRWKRLFSKKWAFPAIYLAAAALILSLVWWYSTSQEPGQKPTTGLEEVLKQEPVENINAPKEMILPVAENAQAKAKMGYYNDAGSDQSKETSLVKYENTYWPHSGVDFAREDGKSFDVVAALDGKVIRVEENPIVGHLVEIQHDNGLVTVYQSLSDVKVKEGQAVSQGDLIARAGENSFEKDAGVHLHFEVRKDGQPLNPEQYLD, encoded by the coding sequence ATGAAACCCGAGCAACCGAATAACAATGTGCAACCCATAAACAAGATGAAATGGCGACTCCGATGGAAGCGCCTGTTTTCGAAAAAATGGGCTTTCCCGGCAATCTATCTCGCAGCGGCTGCACTCATCCTAAGCCTGGTATGGTGGTACTCAACCAGCCAGGAACCCGGTCAAAAACCGACGACCGGGTTGGAGGAAGTACTGAAGCAGGAACCGGTGGAAAACATCAACGCGCCGAAGGAGATGATTCTCCCCGTCGCTGAGAATGCTCAGGCGAAAGCGAAAATGGGATACTACAACGATGCCGGATCCGATCAGTCCAAAGAGACTTCCCTGGTGAAATACGAGAACACCTATTGGCCACACTCCGGGGTGGACTTTGCCAGGGAAGACGGCAAGAGCTTCGATGTGGTCGCGGCTCTGGACGGGAAAGTGATCCGGGTCGAAGAGAATCCCATCGTCGGCCATCTGGTGGAGATTCAGCATGACAACGGATTGGTCACCGTATACCAGAGCTTGTCCGACGTGAAAGTGAAAGAGGGGCAAGCCGTTTCCCAGGGCGATTTGATCGCCCGGGCCGGTGAAAACAGTTTCGAGAAGGATGCCGGCGTGCATCTTCACTTCGAAGTTCGCAAGGATGGGCAGCCGCTCAACCCTGAACAGTATCTGGATTGA
- a CDS encoding DUF1146 family protein: protein MDGAVSLGLTGLINVVMTLAGIGFSWWILMNVRLDVFMRQPKGPQAKALMIVLSIVLGHGLATFVSDYLGWSRLISQLF from the coding sequence ATGGATGGTGCGGTGAGCCTGGGGCTGACGGGGCTGATCAACGTCGTGATGACCCTTGCCGGCATCGGGTTCAGCTGGTGGATCCTGATGAATGTGAGGCTCGATGTGTTCATGAGGCAGCCGAAGGGGCCCCAAGCGAAGGCGTTGATGATCGTGCTGTCCATCGTGCTGGGACACGGCCTGGCCACCTTCGTGTCCGACTATCTGGGATGGTCCCGACTCATCAGCCAGCTGTTCTGA
- the spoIIID gene encoding sporulation transcriptional regulator SpoIIID has protein sequence MHDYIKERTIKIGRYFVETQHTVRAIAKEFGVSKSTVHKDLTERLPEINPELANKVKEILEYHKSIRHLRGGEATRIKYKRQRPKVEEKRRETTTTI, from the coding sequence GTGCATGATTACATCAAGGAGCGGACGATTAAGATCGGTCGATATTTTGTCGAGACACAGCATACGGTTCGCGCCATCGCCAAGGAATTCGGAGTTTCCAAAAGCACGGTCCATAAAGATTTGACGGAACGTCTTCCGGAGATCAATCCCGAACTTGCCAATAAGGTGAAGGAGATATTGGAATATCATAAATCGATCCGCCATCTCAGAGGCGGTGAGGCAACCCGCATCAAATACAAGCGGCAACGGCCGAAAGTGGAAGAGAAGAGACGGGAAACCACCACCACGATCTGA
- a CDS encoding YwmB family TATA-box binding protein codes for MDRKRLVSGILFFFILFLSVGSVSPPDDTEQLIDAFRRAGGQPEKIVLHHGNRTQTPLLREEVDDLARRLSRELGLGPARRTEDRHGHRWTATGKWGRNLQARLNVINDRVDLRKNRPYISVQLTGRGHPDGEWPRFRERLEKVLTGNGIDPHLQFSIQGSRPGMGSDPEETVRRVLQRLNAREIEGMRTDRTTSISAFTPALRGGLETKGGMMNVQVAARMDRSGERLILTLGTPIITIEY; via the coding sequence ATGGATCGGAAACGGCTTGTCAGCGGAATTCTTTTTTTCTTCATCCTTTTTTTATCCGTCGGATCGGTGTCTCCACCGGATGATACGGAGCAGCTGATCGACGCCTTCCGCCGGGCGGGGGGACAGCCGGAAAAGATCGTGCTGCACCACGGAAACCGGACCCAAACCCCTTTGCTCCGGGAGGAAGTCGACGATTTGGCCCGGCGGCTGAGCCGGGAACTCGGCCTGGGACCGGCCCGTCGGACGGAGGATCGGCACGGTCATCGATGGACAGCCACGGGCAAATGGGGGCGAAACCTGCAGGCCCGATTGAACGTTATCAACGATAGGGTCGATTTGCGAAAAAACCGTCCTTATATATCCGTTCAGTTGACCGGCCGCGGGCATCCGGACGGAGAGTGGCCCCGCTTCCGGGAACGGCTGGAGAAGGTTCTCACCGGAAACGGCATCGATCCGCACCTTCAATTCTCCATCCAGGGAAGCCGTCCGGGGATGGGTTCCGATCCGGAGGAGACGGTACGCCGGGTGCTCCAGCGGCTGAATGCGCGGGAAATCGAAGGGATGCGGACGGACCGAACCACCAGCATTTCGGCTTTCACACCGGCCTTGCGAGGCGGGTTGGAGACAAAAGGTGGTATGATGAACGTACAGGTCGCCGCCCGGATGGACCGCAGTGGTGAACGATTGATCCTGACCCTGGGCACACCCATTATCACCATCGAATATTAG
- the murA gene encoding UDP-N-acetylglucosamine 1-carboxyvinyltransferase: MEKIVVRGGKRLKGRVKVHGAKNAVLPIIAASILASRGEHVIDEIPLLEDVKTITELLQSLGVTAELREDSVRICAEKVAQTEAPYELVRKMRASFLVMGPLLARKKHARIPLPGGCAIGSRPIDQHLKGLEAMGAVFEVGKGIIEGRVPDRLKGARIYLDVASVGATENIMMAATLAKGRTVIENAAREPEIVDLANFLNAMGAKVRGAGTGTIRIEGVDFLRGTSYTVIPDRIEAGTYMVAAAITRGEVFVEGAISDHLGPVIAKMREMGIHVLEGENGVHVRAEGDLRPVDVKTLPYPGFPTDMQAQFMALLATVKGTSVVTETVFENRFMHVEELKRMGAQIKIDARTAIIDGGQPLSGAQVKATDLRSGAALVLAGLAAEGETEVTELHHIDRGYVQLVEKLKALGADIERLPVDTEKSMTEPSYA, translated from the coding sequence TTGGAAAAAATCGTTGTTCGCGGTGGCAAGCGGTTGAAAGGCAGGGTGAAGGTACACGGCGCGAAAAATGCCGTCCTGCCGATCATCGCTGCTTCCATCCTGGCCTCGCGCGGGGAGCATGTGATCGATGAGATCCCGCTGTTGGAAGATGTGAAGACGATTACCGAGTTGCTGCAAAGCCTGGGGGTAACCGCGGAGCTGAGAGAGGACAGCGTCCGAATCTGCGCGGAAAAGGTGGCTCAAACCGAAGCCCCCTACGAACTGGTCAGGAAAATGCGCGCTTCCTTTCTCGTGATGGGGCCGCTGCTGGCCCGGAAGAAACACGCCCGCATTCCCCTGCCCGGCGGGTGCGCCATCGGGAGCCGTCCCATCGATCAGCACCTCAAGGGTTTGGAGGCGATGGGAGCCGTCTTCGAAGTGGGCAAAGGGATCATCGAAGGGCGGGTTCCCGACCGGTTGAAGGGTGCCCGCATTTATCTGGATGTGGCCAGCGTCGGGGCGACGGAAAACATCATGATGGCCGCCACCCTGGCGAAGGGAAGAACGGTGATTGAAAACGCGGCCCGCGAGCCGGAAATCGTCGATTTGGCCAACTTCCTCAACGCGATGGGAGCCAAGGTGCGCGGGGCCGGGACCGGAACCATCCGGATCGAGGGCGTCGACTTTCTCCGGGGCACCTCGTACACGGTGATTCCCGACCGGATCGAAGCGGGAACCTATATGGTGGCTGCCGCGATCACCCGCGGGGAAGTCTTCGTCGAGGGCGCCATCAGCGATCACCTGGGACCGGTGATCGCCAAGATGCGTGAGATGGGCATCCACGTGCTGGAAGGGGAAAACGGCGTACACGTGCGGGCGGAAGGCGACCTCCGTCCGGTGGATGTCAAAACCCTGCCGTACCCCGGTTTCCCTACGGACATGCAGGCTCAATTCATGGCTTTGCTTGCGACCGTCAAGGGAACCAGCGTCGTCACCGAGACGGTTTTTGAAAACCGGTTTATGCACGTGGAAGAATTGAAGCGGATGGGCGCCCAGATCAAAATCGATGCCCGGACCGCCATCATCGATGGAGGTCAGCCCCTGTCCGGCGCCCAGGTGAAAGCCACCGACCTGCGTTCGGGTGCCGCCCTCGTCCTGGCCGGGTTGGCCGCCGAAGGGGAGACGGAAGTCACCGAGCTGCATCACATTGATCGCGGATATGTCCAGTTGGTGGAAAAATTGAAGGCCCTGGGAGCCGACATCGAGCGTCTGCCGGTGGATACCGAGAAGTCCATGACGGAGCCCTCATACGCTTAA
- the fabZ gene encoding 3-hydroxyacyl-ACP dehydratase FabZ, with product MELDIKGIQEIIPHRYPFLLVDRIVEWEAGKRAVGIKNVTVNEPFFQGHFPEYPVMPGVLIVEALAQVGAVAVLGMEENRGKLAFFAGIDKFRFRGQVKPGDVLRLEVELLRLKGAVGKGKAVARVGDRTVAEGELMFAIGQG from the coding sequence ATGGAACTGGACATAAAGGGAATCCAGGAGATTATCCCGCACCGTTATCCCTTCTTGCTCGTCGACCGGATCGTCGAGTGGGAGGCCGGAAAGCGCGCCGTGGGGATTAAAAATGTTACCGTCAATGAACCGTTTTTTCAAGGCCATTTTCCTGAGTACCCGGTCATGCCCGGCGTGCTGATCGTGGAGGCGCTGGCCCAGGTGGGGGCGGTCGCGGTGCTGGGGATGGAGGAAAACCGCGGCAAACTGGCTTTTTTTGCGGGGATTGACAAGTTTCGCTTTCGCGGACAGGTGAAACCGGGAGATGTCCTCCGGCTGGAAGTGGAGCTCCTCCGGCTGAAAGGAGCGGTGGGAAAAGGGAAGGCCGTCGCCCGGGTCGGTGATCGCACCGTCGCGGAAGGTGAACTGATGTTTGCCATCGGGCAGGGATGA
- the spoIID gene encoding stage II sporulation protein D: protein MRKGLWLFVPIFFFLLVMLAVPALLVSYPSATPQEKAPAPQELPRDPDEPVIRVFLSEEKRVVRVPLEQYVRGVVAAEMPADFHMEALKAQALAARTYIVDRLRGGDFSDMETMGTEAKGAHVSDSVLHQAYRTDEQLKKSWGDRYAAYSSRINRAVLDTRGQVILYEGEPIYAAFFSTSNGRTENSEDVFSKSFPYLRSVPSPWDEKSPRFLNEKTLTLDDFVRRMEKATGKRVAVAASSGGDWIRVLERTSGRRIKTLRIGDQTFTGRQVREALGLSSTDFTWTIENGRIRFQSKGYGHGVGMSQWGANLLAHQGKSAEEIVRHYYRGVDIGSLNAVLSQASKKN, encoded by the coding sequence TTGCGCAAAGGATTGTGGCTGTTTGTCCCGATTTTCTTCTTCCTCTTGGTGATGTTGGCCGTTCCGGCGCTGTTGGTCAGCTATCCTTCTGCCACCCCGCAGGAAAAGGCGCCGGCGCCCCAAGAGCTTCCGAGGGATCCCGATGAACCGGTCATCCGGGTGTTTTTGAGTGAGGAAAAGCGGGTGGTTCGCGTTCCACTGGAGCAATACGTGCGGGGGGTTGTGGCCGCCGAAATGCCCGCCGATTTTCATATGGAGGCGTTGAAGGCCCAGGCGCTCGCCGCGCGGACCTACATCGTGGACCGGTTGAGGGGCGGCGATTTTTCCGACATGGAGACGATGGGAACGGAGGCCAAGGGGGCTCACGTGTCCGATTCCGTGTTGCATCAGGCTTATCGCACGGACGAGCAGTTGAAAAAATCGTGGGGAGACCGCTACGCCGCCTATTCTTCACGGATCAATAGGGCGGTGCTCGACACCCGAGGACAAGTCATTTTGTACGAGGGGGAACCGATCTACGCCGCCTTTTTCTCCACCAGCAACGGGCGAACGGAAAATTCGGAGGATGTCTTTTCCAAATCGTTCCCCTATCTCCGAAGCGTCCCCTCCCCCTGGGATGAAAAATCGCCGAGGTTTCTCAACGAAAAGACGTTGACCCTGGATGATTTCGTCCGGCGGATGGAGAAGGCGACGGGAAAGCGGGTTGCCGTCGCGGCTTCCTCCGGGGGAGACTGGATCCGCGTCCTGGAACGCACCTCCGGACGGCGGATCAAGACGCTACGGATCGGGGACCAAACCTTTACGGGGCGGCAGGTGCGTGAAGCCCTCGGATTGTCCTCCACCGATTTTACCTGGACGATCGAAAACGGCAGGATCCGGTTTCAATCCAAGGGTTACGGACACGGTGTCGGCATGAGCCAGTGGGGGGCCAATCTGCTGGCGCACCAGGGAAAAAGCGCCGAGGAAATCGTCCGTCACTATTACCGGGGAGTGGACATCGGGTCCTTGAACGCCGTGTTGAGCCAAGCTTCGAAGAAAAACTAA
- a CDS encoding Gfo/Idh/MocA family protein, giving the protein MVRYGIVGCGHIAKKHVDAIAATDGAELVAVCDTNPDRMAPIAREGIRGYTDLEQMLKDSPVDVVSICTPSGLHAELAIRAAEAGKHLVVEKPMAMTLDEADRMIDACEKNGVLMTVVHPNRFRPAVIELKRRMEEGAFGTIGHANATVRWNRNQSYYDQAPWRGTRSMDGGVLMNQAIHNLDLLLWLMGDVEEVASYQATRIRRIEAEDTSVSVLRFKSGALGVIEAAVTVYPRNLEESLAIFGEKGTAVIGGPTANWVKTWRFADLTEEEAQATIARVEEDPYGVPGHQCIIEDMTEAIRTGRQPKITGEDGRRALGLAVACNRAAADGRPVRLDSLRSSFPKKAGGNHR; this is encoded by the coding sequence GTGGTACGATACGGGATCGTGGGATGCGGCCACATCGCCAAAAAACATGTGGATGCCATCGCCGCGACGGACGGAGCGGAACTGGTGGCCGTCTGCGACACGAATCCGGACCGAATGGCTCCCATTGCCAGAGAGGGCATCCGGGGCTACACCGATTTGGAGCAGATGCTGAAAGACAGCCCGGTGGATGTGGTATCCATCTGCACCCCCAGCGGTCTGCACGCGGAATTGGCCATCCGGGCGGCGGAGGCCGGAAAGCACCTGGTGGTTGAGAAACCGATGGCCATGACCCTGGACGAGGCGGACCGCATGATTGATGCCTGTGAAAAAAACGGCGTGTTGATGACGGTGGTTCACCCCAACCGCTTCCGTCCCGCCGTGATCGAACTCAAGCGCCGGATGGAGGAAGGGGCGTTCGGGACCATCGGTCACGCCAATGCCACCGTTCGTTGGAACCGGAACCAGTCCTACTATGACCAGGCGCCCTGGCGCGGGACCCGGTCCATGGACGGCGGGGTGCTGATGAACCAGGCCATTCACAATCTGGATCTGCTCCTGTGGCTGATGGGCGACGTGGAGGAAGTCGCCTCCTATCAGGCGACCCGGATTCGCCGGATCGAGGCGGAGGACACCTCCGTATCGGTGCTCCGCTTCAAGAGCGGAGCACTCGGTGTGATCGAGGCGGCGGTCACGGTCTACCCCCGGAATTTGGAAGAGTCCCTCGCCATTTTTGGTGAGAAGGGGACGGCGGTGATCGGCGGACCGACGGCCAACTGGGTCAAAACCTGGCGGTTTGCCGATTTGACGGAAGAAGAAGCGCAAGCAACCATTGCCCGAGTGGAAGAAGATCCGTACGGGGTGCCCGGCCACCAATGCATCATCGAGGACATGACCGAGGCGATCCGGACCGGCAGGCAGCCGAAAATCACCGGGGAGGACGGACGGCGCGCCCTGGGGCTGGCGGTTGCCTGCAATCGGGCGGCGGCTGACGGCCGGCCCGTGCGGCTCGATTCACTCAGATCTTCATTTCCAAAAAAGGCGGGTGGCAACCACCGATGA
- a CDS encoding glycosyltransferase family 4 protein, with amino-acid sequence MSLKVLVISHMYPNPANPMSGIFVHNQVKALKQAGVECRVLSPIPRFPLYPKWRVYRRFPAQAVMDGIPIHYLPTWMFPGGMFFSSYGRLYYMALSSVLPSIRERFPFDLIHCHTIYPDGYAGGMLKEKFSVPVVSTIHGSDILLYPHRSRGVFRHTEQALRMNDHIIAVSNLLMKEAQQVVAGVDVSTIYNGFDPSRFYPMDSKAARKKLEISPEEKVALFVGNLKPVKGLQVLLEAFCRVVKQVPQARLVLVGDGPLRSALKRQVRECDLEERVTFAGRRPHDEIPLWINGSDVVVLPSLSEGFGGVVLEAMGCGKPVVATDVAGASEIVQHRKTGYLVKPEDSEGLAQYLTILLKDEGGLIGDMGERAYAASGSYTWKQNASQVIELYHRLLSRR; translated from the coding sequence ATGAGTTTAAAAGTGCTTGTCATATCCCACATGTATCCCAATCCGGCCAATCCCATGTCCGGAATATTCGTGCATAATCAGGTAAAAGCCCTCAAGCAGGCCGGAGTGGAATGCCGAGTGCTTTCCCCCATTCCCCGCTTTCCCCTGTATCCCAAGTGGCGGGTGTATCGACGGTTTCCCGCCCAGGCCGTGATGGACGGGATTCCGATTCATTATCTGCCGACGTGGATGTTTCCCGGCGGGATGTTTTTTTCTTCCTACGGCAGGTTGTATTATATGGCCCTGTCGTCGGTTCTGCCGTCGATCCGGGAGCGCTTTCCCTTCGATCTGATTCATTGTCATACCATTTACCCGGACGGATATGCCGGCGGGATGTTGAAGGAGAAGTTTTCCGTCCCCGTGGTCAGCACGATCCACGGATCGGACATCCTCCTGTATCCCCATCGGAGCCGTGGCGTCTTTCGCCACACGGAGCAGGCGCTCCGGATGAACGATCACATCATCGCGGTGAGCAATCTCTTGATGAAAGAGGCCCAGCAGGTGGTGGCCGGGGTGGATGTGTCCACCATCTACAACGGCTTCGATCCGAGCCGCTTTTATCCCATGGATTCCAAGGCGGCGCGGAAGAAGCTGGAGATTTCGCCGGAGGAAAAAGTGGCGCTGTTTGTCGGCAACCTGAAACCCGTCAAGGGGCTCCAGGTGCTCCTGGAGGCGTTTTGCCGGGTGGTGAAGCAGGTGCCGCAGGCCCGCCTGGTTTTGGTGGGAGACGGTCCGCTCCGTTCGGCGCTGAAGCGGCAGGTGCGCGAGTGCGATCTGGAAGAGAGAGTGACCTTTGCCGGGCGCCGGCCTCACGATGAAATCCCTCTTTGGATCAACGGAAGCGATGTGGTGGTCCTGCCCAGCCTGAGCGAGGGATTCGGCGGAGTCGTGCTGGAGGCGATGGGTTGCGGGAAGCCGGTTGTGGCGACCGATGTCGCGGGGGCTTCGGAGATCGTGCAGCACCGCAAGACCGGCTATCTGGTGAAGCCGGAGGATTCCGAAGGCCTGGCCCAGTATTTGACCATTTTGCTGAAGGACGAGGGCGGGCTGATCGGTGACATGGGCGAGCGGGCCTATGCCGCCTCCGGCAGCTACACCTGGAAGCAGAACGCCTCCCAGGTCATCGAACTGTATCACCGATTGTTAAGTCGACGATAA